The sequence GCCCAAAGATGAGACAAGTGACACCCAAATTCAACAATCTAATCTTTCACCAACCATCTAAAGATCTAGAAGTCATATAGTAGAAGAACTGCTCTTAAGAGGAACATACCCAAGTTACTAACTCAGAGAACAAAACTGCTCTTAGTCAACCAAGAGATTACTTCTTTCTAACAAAACTCAAGCAAGAGCTTAGATGAAGAAAAATTGAGAAATTAAAATAACTCAAAAATTACTACTCTAAGAAGtttaaaaaagagaataatCACATAATTGAGAGCTCATGAACCACATACTAGACTCAATGCCACAATGCCCCTTTCAATACCATCATTTATAAACATTATATATTGCAGGGCTGTAGTACTTTGAAACAGTCACACTCTTATACTTAGTAATCGTAATTAGTGCTAcaaaaagcaaaatttaaaactaatacTTGTTAATTCAGGATAGACTTAAGAGATATATTACATCGAAAACCAAAATAGAGACCTTCCAAACTAAAAGGAGGACCGAGAGATTAGACGAGGAATATccacaaatccaaaaccctaaccctactcTCCGATCGCTTCAAGAGCTAGTAAACTTGGTCACTGCCTTGGTGCCCTCGGAGACGGCGTGCTTGGCGAGCTCGCCGGGGAGTACGAGGCGCACCGAGGTCTGGATCTCGCGGGAGGTGATGGTGGGCTTCTTGTTGTATCGGGCGAGTCGAGAAGCTTCTTGCGCGAGCTTCTCGAAGATGTCGTTGATGAAGGAGTTCATGATGCTCATCGCCTTGCTCGAGATCCCGATGTCGGGGTGAACCTGCTTCAGAACCTTGAAGATGTAGATCTTATACGTCTCCGAGCTCCtcttcgccttcttcttcttcctgttgCTCGCCTTGTCCCCGTCCTTGGACGCGGGGAGGCGCTTCTCGGCCCTCGGCttcttctccgccgccgcggcggagggcttcttctccttctcctccggcgccttctccgccgcctccgacgagGGCTTCTTCTCCGCCGGGGGCTTCTTCTCCGCCTTGGGCGCCATTGGAGAGCGAAAATGGAGCTCGGGTACGAGGGTTTTGAAGCAAGCGAAAGGAGGGAGCGATTTGGCCGATGATCGTGGGGACAGGAAAAGGTGGCGAAAgaacatattatatatagggaGGAAAGGGAGAAGATGATTGGTTGACGCTTTGATCTCGCGGATCGATGAGTTGGGTGCCGATTTGGCCGTGGGATAAGGGATCCGGTTGAATATATTGAACGGTGCGGATTCAGCGGGTTTAAATTATACCAAGCAGATTGGTGACGTGGCAATACGATGGCGAAAGAAGTAGTTGGGCCTGAAAGAAGGCCCAAGTCCGATCCACTTGTAATTTGGGCCGagtttttatttgaataaaggtttttttatattaatttaaaaaaaaaatctactagacaattttcgaatttggattggtttaaattttgcttttgtggagctttgtcttttttttattatgatccCTCAGATCAATGCAGAAATTTATAATACTGCTACAATTGTTAATTCGTTTTATCTACAACTAAATTTCAACAGTCCCTTGAAAAACTATCTTCAAccacaaaattgaaaaaaaa is a genomic window of Ananas comosus cultivar F153 linkage group 13, ASM154086v1, whole genome shotgun sequence containing:
- the LOC109719123 gene encoding histone H2B.4-like: MFFRHLFLSPRSSAKSLPPFACFKTLVPELHFRSPMAPKAEKKPPAEKKPSSEAAEKAPEEKEKKPSAAAAEKKPRAEKRLPASKDGDKASNRKKKKAKRSSETYKIYIFKVLKQVHPDIGISSKAMSIMNSFINDIFEKLAQEASRLARYNKKPTITSREIQTSVRLVLPGELAKHAVSEGTKAVTKFTSS